Below is a window of Populus trichocarpa isolate Nisqually-1 chromosome 3, P.trichocarpa_v4.1, whole genome shotgun sequence DNA.
AGGGCTATTTTGAAAAAGTCATCAGACTTGAAGGATCTCAATCAATTTTTGGCAAGGCCTAATTGTGTAAAATTAATCAGGTTTATCTCGATTAAGGACGTTTGAGCTTAAATTGTCtctagtggagtcgtcattctatCGCGCGCGGCGTGACAGGATATCGGGATCAAAGAGTCACCACCTAATTATTTGGTTTAATGTCACTAGGAGACCTAGATGGATTGGTCTTATTTGAAATTCcagggtaagggactggttgtgacgaagaaagatattagcaccctTAGCGCACCTTAtctgaggtaagctgcattgtgtgGTTTAAATGTGGTTTAAAGGAGTTGATGGATTCCTAACTGATGGTCCATCTATGACCCATAATAAAGATTTACTCTCATGAATAAATCtggtattttgaatttattatgggctttTATGCccagataaaatattataggaAGAATCTATATAGGTGCCCTAGTAAGGTTCACCTACCTTAGAAGGCGAAAACGTTTTCCACAACTCGTATATTATGgtgaaaaatattcttaattaaaattgatgaatattcaaaaaaattctaagaaCTTTCTAATCAAgtcttgatatttaaataccagCCTGCTTGTAGGTGCAATATTTATGCTAAAATGTTGGCCATtaatattcaaagaaaaagaattatggttattgaaatattagccAAATTATTAAGGAagtttacaaacatgttgtaaaattcaaaaaaaatgcaaaaacaaaatttctaaaacaatgctaatttgtttttttaaataaaatgcaattttttataaggattggGTTATATGTAAtatgcagatttttttttagatacaCCTACAATTCAGTCAACTTGACCAAAACTCAGTTTCAGTTCTTTTTTAAaggatataaaaataacatcaatttatatttttataaaaaacaaattcgaaCAACATTTTGAATTTACCTGAGTCAAATAGGTTGACCCACGTAATCCATAACCTAAAACATGGCCTTAactggatttaataattttgttttttgaaatctattttttatttaattaaaaaatattaaaataaacatttgtagaaaagacaacaaatataattatcaCGGAGAAATGTATTTCTTCaatataaacttaattttcttattaatgcatttctttattattttaacaaaaacatgtttttttacacattttttttaaataaaaagctatCTAGATCTTAAAAgcttgttttaaaaacaaatattaaaacagTTTCTAAACATTTTGTATgtgattgaaggaaaaaataaaagaagacaaTAAGCCATGTGATTGCTTGTATTTTGGTCACAAGAGCTGAGAAACTAGATCAGAGTTTTTGAACACTTAATAAACACTCTAAAAATCTCAATATAGTTGTTTCTCAACTCAAAATATTCCTaaatccatttaaaaatataaaattaaatattgatttccCCCAACTCccatttaccttttttttctaacaatatGGAAGCTAAAAAAACCTCAATGATACTCCTCTTATCAAAAGAAacatattgatattaaatttgacttttttatcaCAAAATCTAGCCAACTGaccattttttctctcttcaattgttttttagtgaCTCTCTCTTCACTCGAATTTGGAGGTTGAAAGATGAAAGTTTTAGACTAAAACATTAAAGTTTCaaactaaaaaccaaaaatgaaaattaaaattaaaagattttggttgcaattattttttaaaaagcacctaatgaacaattttaaaaaaatcttgtattttgcCTCACTTGTTAGTTTTGGTCcccacatttttattttttcacaaataataaaaactgattttttttttaacaaaaccaaGTATCAATCCAAtgtcaaattatctttttttgaaatcaCCATAATcctagagaaaataaataaaaaaataatcaagttcaTTTCATTGCGAATGCAacataaaatgatgaaattaaaaaaaaactttaatgatTAGGGTAGAAAAAACTTGAActaggagaaaaaaacaaaataaaagaacggAAAAGGAATTTTTTGGCATCTAATGTAATTGTAATTTGTAGTGTAATATTCACGTGGTGCTTGGGTCCTACCTCCGTGCTGGGCACATCCATGCGTATACATGGTGTTTGGGTTGTGCTGGGCGGGAACCATGTCCGCTCTCCACTTGAGGACACCTGACGCTTGGCTCATTGTGCTGGAACCAAGAGAAATGGGTCTGTTGTCAAAACCCAAGATCAATGGGTCGTGCGTAAGGACTCAATTTTGCTGGGTCCTCCATCAAGACCCAAGGTTCTTGGATCCTaggattctaaatattattatttgttttagaaatattattatttttattataattaatattattaataaaataattaataaatttcaaagaaaatattactattactattactattactattaaaaacatattatcatttatattataaatttttatggtattttttataaaaataaaaagttagccCGCGacgtagtattattaaaaatattcaacaattccaggtattaatataaaaaatattataatttgcgttgtaaatattattatttttataagaattcaaatatttaatataaaaaaaaattattatttgcgttctaaatattcttggaattaaaaatagtattatttgtgttatgaatattattagttttactataattaaaagtattaatattaaaaatattatcttttgtgttataaatattattatttttataataattaatattattaatcaaataatatctaaattagaaaaacaaccatagatttgatttgaaaggtaaaactaaaaattactattattattaataataaatttttaaaaaaattgttattgctATCGAAGAAAACTACGAGGGGAACCGTGGCGCTTGGACTGCTGCATGGGGGCTGGGCACACCCCCTGCTCCCATGTGGCGCTTGGGTCCTGCCTTAGTGTTGGCCACACCTCTGCGCACATTTGGCGTTTGGGTCCTACCTCTATGCAGGGCacacacgtggcgcttgggttGTCTGCCTGGAGGCTTGGCATACCCCAGCTCACACGTGGTGCTTGGACACGCCAATACCTAACTATCCTTGAGCCTTGCATGTTAAAGAACCCAAAATAGCCTTGGGTCCTGCCAGCGTCAAGACCCaactttttaagaaaataaaaggtgagcCTACGGTATAGTGCGCACCACCTAActagtataaattaaaaggagGGGGGATTTTATTGTACCTCTCCTCACATAATAATATTCactataataatgttttttttctttaatttttttaatctatattttttttcaatttcaacgaaaaactaaaagagaagggAATTTTATTGTATCCCTCCTCATATAATACTATTCATTATaatggagtttttttatttttttaatctatgttttctttttaattttaataaaaaactaaaagagaatgaGATTTTATTGTACCTCTCctcataaaacactatttattagaataatgttttttttttaaattatttttttccaatctatttttttaattttaatttcatcattctatattagatttattgggtattgagtttcatagttttttttcaatttacttcttATGATGTTTTTCTAGTATCATAACTCGAATCgtgagtttgacaggttaaatCGATTGACTCaagtactctttttttttttttctaattgattgtttttttttatcaaatgcaTCCTTGacacattaggttgattgagaattagacattatgatttattttggtttactttctatgaggttatctccgtctcatgacttgaatcacgggtttggtaggttaacccggttgactcgagttgttttttgtgtttttttatcgattttttaatttcaattccatcattcaaCATAAGATTTATTGGGGATtttacttcataatttgttttcaatttactttttatgaggttattctagTTTAACGACCTAGACTgcgggtttgacgagttaatttaattgactcaagtttttttctttttctaattgatttttttttaatttcatcattcaatattgatttgattgagaattaggattcgttatttgttttaatttttttttctataaggctATCCCTATTTCAAACTCGGGTCACGAGATTGGTGGGTTAACatgagttaactcaagttattttttatataatttttaattttttttaatttcatctttcaacactaaattgattgagaatcaaattttataatttgttttttattaggttatctcggtctcataacTCAAGTCATTAGTTTGGTAAATTAACatgagttaactcaagttatttttttattttttttaattttatcatttaacattaattttattggaaattaggctttataatttatatttatttattttctatgtggttattatggtctcataACCCGACACGTAGATTAGTAAATTAAGCCGAGTTGATCATAATCGATCCAAGTagtctcaatatttataaaaaaactttatcttaaatatttattttgagtcaaactatatttttatttattattcaagttatttttaaactcGTTAAATTTACCGATcatcacatggtttttttttttccctactaaaaatttagttagatgtttttttacgctaaaaaattaattctactCATAGTACAGGTGAGATAATAATCTAGTGCATGCGTGCGTGTATACATTGTCTTCAAGGAGATGCTGACACGTAAGGGTTCCATAAGAAATGCACCTACAGCCCCACCATTGAATgtttgggaaaaaaagaagataaggtTAATTATCCCCAACCAAAAGAAAGCCCAAACAAAACCAGCCGAAACCCAACCCAGCAGCCATAGTATCCACTTTAACTGCTCAAGCAGTTTCTGACGTTTTCAAACGCAAGACTGTTATTGTTCATGGTAAAGGTACTCATCACTTTCAcacttgtttctctctctctttactcATGTTCCTCTAGCCTCTTATCTATCATGAAAGAAATATAggacttttgttttcttatggtGTTGTGGTTAATGAATAAGGAGAATTCTTTTCTGTTcagtcaaagaaagaaagaaacttgtTATTTGTGTTAATGGGTTTTCAGGGATTGCCATTCTGTTATTTTGGTCTTCTTTTTCCTGCTTTGATTAGCTAGTTGCTCAGATAAATAACCAAAGCAAGGAAATGATAGGTAATAGAATAATTAATGGAAACCTGTACGTAGGACCCTATATAATCTGCTTTCATGAGTATATGCTTTggaaaatttacttttaaagtgCTTAAATGCAAATTAATGATTTGTCATTCCTAACAAGGGTTGATGATCAAATGAAGGATtcgtttatttttatcattttcaattgggattgttactatttttttctttttgattggaATTTATGTGAAATTGTAGAACAATTGGATGATTCATATTTGGGATGTGAGAGATGGTTGCCAAGTCGGCCAAAAGTAGAGAAGCCTCCATCAGTGTTTAATGCCGCGACTTTGGCTTATATTGATGATAGTATTTTTGAggtgtgtttttattttgtttgtttcattCAATCACCATTTGGATCCACCTTCGTATTTCTTACATTTTGTTAAAGTGAGAGGATGGTCATAATCTGTGCTTTATTGGTGCTTGAATCAGAAAAAGAAAGGTAGAATATTTGCAGATGCATGGCATTCTGTTTATGGATGCATGgttgtgtttttcatatttcCCTTACTTTCTAACCAGATTCATTTTGTATTTGTCActcccattttatttttgaatttcagatcctttgttttttaggttatgATTCTACTCTTGGCACGCCTTTTGTATACATCAATGTAAATGGGCTGCATTGCACCTTCTTTTTGCATCACAAGAGGTTTATGTGTATTGTGCTCCGGGTACAAAGCTGAATCAAACATTAATGGCATGATctattgataaaagaaaaaaaaaagaaaaattattatgttgGAAAAAGCACAGGGCATTAAGGAATGATCAACTCATTAACAAATGAGCAGATATACTGGTTGATGGCTTTTTTAGATGATTAGCTGAGAATACATATTTCTTTGTTGATGCTTACAAGCTGCATGGTATATTCTATGTTTGTAACACAATTGCTGTTTTTCTGAAGCTTATTTAACTTTGCCAGATAATATACACCATTGTTTCTAAAATGATGCAGCTATATGCTCGTAGGCACTTTTTGTTTCCTCCATTGAGTCTTGAGGAACATAATGACTGTGTGATTGCAGTTGTACGCTGTGAAGCACAAGTACAGATTTCCTAATCaatattatcttttctttctttctttctttcaattttgcaTCACATTTGTTATTCTATATTCTTAAATGGAGACTTTTCCGTGGGTGagatatgctattttttttccaatcaagtAATAAATCTGTAATCTTGTATTGTATAccacttttctatttttggagTCTATGATGTAGATTTTACTTAACTCAACCTTCCCTTCTTCTACCCATTGTTAAGATCCCTTGTTATTCTAACTTCTACGGATTTGTTGGTGAGCCTTCACTTTCATCTGTGAACTTTAGTTACTATTCATGATGTGATAAGAAGAACAATACAATATGCTAACCAATTGTATATTCAGTTACAGAGCATGCATGTTGTATATAGTAGCAAAAGACTTATAGGTTATGGTCCGTATGGAATTGTATCTCTTTCTCGTACTTTTTTTGGTTCTAcataattttgaagttttttcttcCCAACCCCTTGTGTAGTTTTAGGAGTCTGGCAgtatttttttagctgtttgaAGGGAATTGGGTTGCAATAAAGGATTTAAAATGGTTTGGTGCTAGTTTACAATTGGTTTGGTTTCTCCTTTTCCTGCTTTGATGTTCGCCCCTCTCATCTTTTTAAGTTCATTGTTATGTGATATCTTTGTTGCTCAAGCTCAAATGctaatttatttgattgctGCAATCAGGATGCATTGCTCCAGAAACTTCTCAATGATAATTACCTGTCAGAGGAAGAAAGGTCTGTAGAAcattttttgttcatttatcCTCTTTTATCTACTGACATAAACTCTTAAATGCTTGTTCTCCTTCTTGTCAAAACTAAAAACgagcaattaatttttttttttaaaatcagacGTGTGGTCTtctgaatttaattttgaatttgttcttATCTTATCCCGTGATCTAAAAGCAGCCTTTGAATTCTATTTGGACTTTTGGGAACCCTTCTATTTTAGGAGCCTAGAGCACACCTAAAATTCCATGTGAGGTAGCACCATATGAAGGGAAATTACTGATTCAGGTTGGAGAATGTGTTCTTGGCATTTTGGCAGAGTAACAGAATTTCAAGTTTTCAACTCTTTCAAAAGATGATGATGGGACTTCTAAAATTGAATGGAAGGAAAGGCTCTTGGTTTGAGTTGCTTGAGATATTACTTGGCATACAAGTCAAATGTCATGTGGTGTCATGGCAAGAAATCGTAAGATTTTTCCATGTACTCACGACCCCTAAAAGAGTCGTTCCAATCAATTCCTCTTACTGATGTAAATTCTATttgacaatttatttattgagattcataaaaaacaaaattatttattttataatagaaaTAGTTGCTTATATAGCAATAGTCAactagattattttatttaagagtgAGATTTTTGGGACACTCATAGAGAGATGATGAATtacttttttctaaaaaaaattgaaggggggaagaaagaaagaaagattatcAAATGGTTGTTAGTAGATTCATCTTATTGCTAAGGTGATGTTATTTAACCTAATACATTTCCTTTAATTGCCGGAATTCATTGAAGCTAAATTATCTATTGAAAACTGTGATGACATGTTCCTTAATCTTCCATGGTAAAAGAATGATTTTTAGAAGATTGTAACTAATCATCACCTTTCAAAACTTCTTAATGCAGGGGTGTTCTTCGTTTGGGAAAGAATGTTGGTTCAGctaaaacatgaacaaaaaagCGTGTTGGGGTAGCAGTTTACAACTGAGCATCTTCACTAGAAACATTAGTTAGTACCCTCTTACCTTCTGGTTTTAACAAGATGTAAGCATAATATAATGTTCTCTTAGGGTAcaatttggtttagtttggaCGCCTGCATAAATGGAAATGCTCAAGGAACATTAACCATCTTTTCAACAATATATAAGTATATAGTATTACAATtacaaagaaaactaaaagaggCTGGGAAAACACTATACATGTCTGCATTGTGCATGCTCTCACAATTAATTGTGGATTGCAgcagtgtttttattttttttggtcttaaacttcttcttttttattattgcatCCTTCCATGtgttgtttttggtgttttgtgAGTTGAGAGTTTCTTTTCTGTGCATATTCTTGagatttaaagtttttaattagatttaaaaacttgattacAGGTCAATTTGATGAGATGTAGTTTGATTTTATAGTATAAGGAAAcaatttaaaggaaaaagacCACactaaaaaccataaaaaaggtGTGGTCAATCTCAAGTTGGCGTGAAAAAGTATGTTTTAGTCCCACATATTTTCCTTTGACTTCTATTTTGATCCATTTAGTGTTGTTCCAAAACTTATTTTGTTCCCTTTTCAGTCCTTGAGCTTGAGAGATAAGAGAAAAAGTGATCGGATGGCGCATTTTGACAGCAAAAAAGACTGATTTTGGTGTCAATGAGTTTCATTTGACGAGTGAGTACCATTGATGTGTTTTTAATCCTTTATCTTGCCGGAAAAAGTAGATTGAAactcaagagtttttttttatttgggttaagtttttttatgtagaTTAAAGGTTGATTTAAGGTTAGAAATGAGTTTATTGAGGTCTTCTTTCTTAGGTGaaaagagatttaaaatgagtttttttgtcCTAAAAGTCAGAACTCAACTTTTCAGCCATCTAGAGTGGCTAGAATTCAGCCAATTGACTATgtgtcatttatttttgttttttataaaaaaaatttggtggaTAATACGTCATTTGtccaatttaacaaaaaaaaaaaaacaaagtcaggCACATTTTCTTGACTTCTCTATTTTGGGCCAAGAATGCTCCACCCAGGTCTAGGCGTTGGGTTCTTTATATTTAGcccccttttttattattattttttcttaaattttaattaaagttcgttaaaataaaattatatttaggatattatttaattagataccattcaattttgaatttgtttacaAACAaggttataaatttttttatgatatagaaACTCTTATAAGTTGGTGTGAAGTTGGCTTAGGTTGTATTGAGACATTGGTGTATAGTCATATGTGATTATCTACctttttgattgatttcttaTCCAATTTGCTTGGTAATGACCTGAAGTCATTATTCATGATTCAGAAATCTGCTCTTggcttgttttaatttatactttgcATATTATAGGTTGGTTATCTCTTCCTGACAAATGTAAATCGTTTGGAAGAGTAATGCTTACGTTGGGATTCTCAACTGGTTCTTCTACACAAATGATTATGGAGGAAGCAAATAGTAAGTCAACTTCTAGAGCGCGCCTTTCttgtttgtaaaataaaatttgtatcgAGCACCTTACCTCTTCGCTTTTGTAATAAAATGCGTGCCACAGTGGCATGATATGGGCATCATGTGCTCAGGTGCAAACGTCAtgcacttttttttcatttcctttcaagCTTGGGATTCTAAGGTTATGATGTTGTGGGGCAAGAAAGCTAGGGGAAAGCTAAGATCACATTGTGTGGCAAATGATGGCAGAGTAAAATAGAACTGGCTAATTAGGACTGAAGCCTGTGTAGAGAGATGATGTAAGTTAGTGACAATGGTGTCTCTTTCATgaggggaaaaagaaaaggacttgtGCCTTACATGCTTTTTGCTAACCCTAT
It encodes the following:
- the LOC18096746 gene encoding uncharacterized protein LOC18096746 isoform X6 — encoded protein: MQINDLSFLTRVDDQMKDSFIFIIFNWDCYYFFLFDWNLCEIVEQLDDSYLGCERWLPSRPKVEKPPSVFNAATLAYIDDSIFELYARRHFLFPPLSLEEHNDCVIAVVRCEAQDALLQKLLNDNYLSEEERGVLRLGKNVGSAKT
- the LOC18096746 gene encoding uncharacterized protein LOC18096746 isoform X2; the protein is MQINDLSFLTRVDDQMKDSFIFIIFNWDCYYFFLFDWNLCEIVEQLDDSYLGCERWLPSRPKVEKPPSVFNAATLAYIDDSIFEIIYTIVSKMMQLYARRHFLFPPLSLEEHNDCVIAVVRCEAQDALLQKLLNDNYLSEEERGEERKKDYQMVVSRFILLLRGVLRLGKNVGSAKT
- the LOC18096746 gene encoding uncharacterized protein LOC18096746 isoform X1 — protein: MQINDLSFLTRVDDQMKDSFIFIIFNWDCYYFFLFDWNLCEIVEQLDDSYLGCERWLPSRPKVEKPPSVFNAATLAYIDDSIFEILCFLGYDSTLGTPFVYINVNGLHCTFFLHHKRMHCSRNFSMIITCQRKKGWLSLPDKCKSFGRVMLTLGFSTGSSTQMIMEEANSKSTSRARLSCL
- the LOC18096746 gene encoding uncharacterized protein LOC18096746 isoform X3; its protein translation is MQINDLSFLTRVDDQMKDSFIFIIFNWDCYYFFLFDWNLCEIVEQLDDSYLGCERWLPSRPKVEKPPSVFNAATLAYIDDSIFEIIYTIVSKMMQLYARRHFLFPPLSLEEHNDCVIAVVRCEAQDALLQKLLNDNYLSEEERGVLRLGKNVGSAKT
- the LOC18096746 gene encoding uncharacterized protein LOC18096746 isoform X4, with translation MQINDLSFLTRVDDQMKDSFIFIIFNWDCYYFFLFDWNLCEIVEQLDDSYLGCERWLPSRPKVEKPPSVFNAATLAYIDDSIFEILCFLGYDSTLGTPFVYINVNGLHCTFFLHHKRMHCSRNFSMIITCQRKKAFEFYLDFWEPFYFRSLEHT
- the LOC18096746 gene encoding uncharacterized protein LOC18096746 isoform X7, with protein sequence MQINDLSFLTRVDDQMKDSFIFIIFNWDCYYFFLFDWNLCEIVEQLDDSYLGCERWLPSRPKVEKPPSVFNAATLAYIDDSIFEIIYTIVSKMMQLYARRHFLFPPLSLEEHNDCVIAVVRCEAQDALLQKLLNDNYLSEEESP
- the LOC18096746 gene encoding uncharacterized protein LOC18096746 isoform X5; translated protein: MQINDLSFLTRVDDQMKDSFIFIIFNWDCYYFFLFDWNLCEIVEQLDDSYLGCERWLPSRPKVEKPPSVFNAATLAYIDDSIFEIIYTIVSKMMQLYARRHFLFPPLSLEEHNDCVIAVVRCEAQDALLQKLLNDNYLSEEERLVISS